Proteins co-encoded in one Neodiprion lecontei isolate iyNeoLeco1 chromosome 3, iyNeoLeco1.1, whole genome shotgun sequence genomic window:
- the LOC107223609 gene encoding uncharacterized protein LOC107223609 isoform X1 produces MGEANDPTRVHCYTNPSFCRQSEFIPDDLPPPLQFQGDELPPPPPALLPEETHGGQSNPGFHQPIGDGGERYVYLQERDVGQPLNRHPANPQQHRRYASLPVDETPHQQFGQNRVSSKYDFIPDEQLQRHGSARYAYSPGQLQNSGTFVSPRSGPVTNHDERRVVQVHNHTGNAGRYAEIPGEQTFSKSQPQERDNNAWANGGRVYSRGRYARVPLQDDDPPALPERNGGSSISPRNNPATQKLHEILTTPRKVRSRSEERTLSPKRSHQPQNTSGTPHRRALTPGSSPSAGRTLSPGTRGTPQGTPQSRTFSPTRPQTSTPNKEPSARRCLPLTEVGAIRLPQDICPASNCGRLRYVETAPVDLTELVRCEPPPRYAYLESGPESVPMICSSPRYQVVPAVSESQKRSGYQSVESAFVARTAVVPPLSPPNSEANTTLASGVDKHERRNAPLLLILVGILTCGLSLYLSWTQGRRYYFDSAAGCGACCALAGACRSLKRTWTGLGLAALSALSCAGLLLMAVKAPRWGTPLHDVTAGALCGVSVLGATLALLALVAPRCDLTRHRRVHSWIPNFSP; encoded by the exons ATGGGGGAAGCAAACGACCCAACTCGGGTCCACTGTTACACGAATCCGTCGTTCTGTCGTCAGTCGGAGTTCATACCTGACGACCTGCCACCACCACTCCAGTTCCAAGGTGACGAGCTGCCCCCGCCTCCACCAGCACTGCTTCCGGAAGAAACGCATGGCGGACAAAGTAACCCAGGTTTTCACCAGCCGATTGGCGACGGAGGTGAACGGTACGTTTACCTGCAGGAACGCGATGTCGGGCAGCCTCTGAATCGGCACCCTGCAAACCCCCAGCAGCATAGAAGGTACGCCAGTCTTCCCGTCGACGAGACGCCGCATCAGCAATTCGGCCAGAATCGAGTATCCTCGAAGTACGACTTCATCCCCGACGAACAGCTTCAGCGTCACGGGTCAGCCAGGTACGCTTATTCACCTGGCCAGCTACAAAACTCAGGAACCTTCGTCTCCCCCCGTTCCGGACCGGTGACCAACCACGACGAACGGCGGGTCGTTCAGGTTCATAATCACACCGGAAACGCGGGACGTTACGCTGAGATACCAGGCGAACAGACGTTTTCAAAGTCCCAGCCACAGGAAAGGGATAACAATGCGTGGGCGAACGGTGGCAGGGTTTATTCGCGAG GAAGGTACGCAAGGGTTCCGTTGCAGGATGATGACCCCCCGGCACTTCCCGAAAGAAACGGCGGATCCTCAATATCGCCCCGCAACAATCCGGCTACCCAGAAACTCCACGAGATACTGACTACCCCGAGAAAAGTAAGATCGCGATCCGAGGAACGAACTCTGTCACCGAAAAGGAGTCATCAGCCCCAAAACACCTCCGGCACTCCTCATAGACGGGCACTCACACCGGGAAGCTCACCCTCgg CAGGCCGCACTTTGAGTCCAGGAACGCGAGGAACACCGCAGGGAACGCCACAGAGTCGAACATTTTCGCCAACCAGACCACAGACATCGACGCCAAACAAGGAGCCATCGGCACGTCGCTGTCTACCATTGACAGAGGTCGGAGCGATCCGACTTCCGCAAGATATTTGCCCCGCCAGCAACTGCGGAAGACTCCGTTACGTCGAGACGGCTCCGGTCGACCTGACCGAGCTGGTAAGATGCGAGCCACCGCCAAGGTACGCGTACCTCGAGTCCGGCCCAGAATCGGTACCGATGATCTGCAGTTCACCGAGGTATCAAGTCGTCCCTGCGGTATCGGAAAGCCAGAAAAGAAGCGGGTACCAAAGCGTCGAAAGTGCCTTCGTTGCAAGAACCGCTGTG GTTCCTCCACTGTCGCCGCCAAATAGTGAAGCTAACACAACGCTGGCAAGTGGAGTTGACAAGCACGAGAGGAGAAACGCTCCTCTTCTCTTGATCCTGGTTGGAATACTGACTTGTGGATTATCTCTCTACCTTTCCTGGACTCAGGGACGAAG atactACTTCGACAGCGCAGCCGGATGCGGGGCTTGTTGCGCGTTAGCCGGTGCCTGCAGAAGTCTCAAGCGAACCTGGACTGGTCTTGGACTCGCGGCATTGTCAGCGCTGAGTTGCGCGGGTCTTTTATTGATGGCCGTTAAGGCACCCCGATGGGGAACACCTCTGCACGATGTAACGGCCGGCGCGTTATGCGGAGTTTCTGTGCTCGGTGCGACATTGGCTCTTCTCGCCCTCGTCGCACCGAGATGCGATTTGACGCGACACAGACGCGTCCATTCCTGGATaccaaatttttcaccctGA
- the LOC124293388 gene encoding uncharacterized protein LOC124293388, which produces MKDVYVIKVKTRPPLSSLYPSERRYSASTVGGLALVHLGLGLLGMLLGVLARSIQGPILGLASLVPFSSGLLAWRRWYIDRNISIFFYGSLFSALLALLCSLATLLDITVVSGVSATSEWRLENVFAFGKNDDDEETIGLNVTDSGIFRGGFFTFWRAGDPTDFPANFVLDLNLLVACVLEAFWSLLSVRISLRGMRNLGGSERPANRDCNESENDRITRITCNGFGKKPPTPNPRLIIERRGSIDDNEFRFRDISNVEISSGPRLPLPESNTEFRERVERFLANQAAHRIVEGSCS; this is translated from the coding sequence ATGAAGGACGTGTACGTGATCAAGGTCAAGACTCGTCCACCCCTCTCGTCTCTCTACCCCTCGGAACGAAGATACTCGGCCTCCACGGTCGGTGGCCTCGCCCTCGTTCACCTGGGCCTCGGTCTCTTGGGGATGCTGCTCGGGGTCCTGGCCCGTTCGATTCAGGGCCCGATTTTGGGCCTGGCAAGCCTGGTGCCATTCTCATCGGGGCTGCTGGCATGGCGGCGTTGGTACATCGATAGAAACATATCGATATTCTTTTACGGCAGTTTATTCTCCGCGCTTTTGGCCCTGCTTTGCAGCCTCGCGACTTTACTCGACATCACCGTCGTGTCCGGTGTATCGGCGACGTCCGAGTGGCGTTTGGAGAACGTTTTCGCCTTTGGCaagaacgacgacgacgaggaaaCGATCGGTCTAAATGTCACTGATTCGGGGATATTTCGAGGAGGGTTTTTCACATTTTGGAGGGCGGGTGATCCTACGGATTTTCCAGCCAACTTCGTCCTTGATCTCAACCTTCTTGTCGCCTGCGTACTCGAGGCATTTTGGTCCCTACTCAGCGTCAGGATTTCCCTGCGCGGTATGAGAAACCTCGGTGGTAGCGAACGTCCAGCTAATCGTGATTGTAACGAATCGGAGAATGATCGAATAACACGGATCACGTGCAATGGTTTTGGGAAAAAACCACCTACGCCTAATCCACGACTCATAATCGAACGTCGCGGTTCCATCGACGACAACGAATTTCGTTTTCGCGATATTTCTAACGTTGAAATATCTTCCGGACCGAGACTTCCGCTGCCCGAGTCCAACACGGAGTTCAGGGAGAGAGTTGAACGTTTTTTGGCCAATCAGGCTGCACACAGAATCGTCGAGGGATCTTGCTCTTGA
- the LOC107223609 gene encoding uncharacterized protein LOC107223609 isoform X2, with protein sequence MGEANDPTRVHCYTNPSFCRQSEFIPDDLPPPLQFQGDELPPPPPALLPEETHGGQSNPGFHQPIGDGGERYVYLQERDVGQPLNRHPANPQQHRRYASLPVDETPHQQFGQNRVSSKYDFIPDEQLQRHGSARYAYSPGQLQNSGTFVSPRSGPVTNHDERRVVQVHNHTGNAGRYAEIPGEQTFSKSQPQERDNNAWANGGRVYSRGRYARVPLQDDDPPALPERNGGSSISPRNNPATQKLHEILTTPRKVRSRSEERTLSPKRSHQPQNTSGTPHRRALTPGSSPSGRTLSPGTRGTPQGTPQSRTFSPTRPQTSTPNKEPSARRCLPLTEVGAIRLPQDICPASNCGRLRYVETAPVDLTELVRCEPPPRYAYLESGPESVPMICSSPRYQVVPAVSESQKRSGYQSVESAFVARTAVVPPLSPPNSEANTTLASGVDKHERRNAPLLLILVGILTCGLSLYLSWTQGRRYYFDSAAGCGACCALAGACRSLKRTWTGLGLAALSALSCAGLLLMAVKAPRWGTPLHDVTAGALCGVSVLGATLALLALVAPRCDLTRHRRVHSWIPNFSP encoded by the exons ATGGGGGAAGCAAACGACCCAACTCGGGTCCACTGTTACACGAATCCGTCGTTCTGTCGTCAGTCGGAGTTCATACCTGACGACCTGCCACCACCACTCCAGTTCCAAGGTGACGAGCTGCCCCCGCCTCCACCAGCACTGCTTCCGGAAGAAACGCATGGCGGACAAAGTAACCCAGGTTTTCACCAGCCGATTGGCGACGGAGGTGAACGGTACGTTTACCTGCAGGAACGCGATGTCGGGCAGCCTCTGAATCGGCACCCTGCAAACCCCCAGCAGCATAGAAGGTACGCCAGTCTTCCCGTCGACGAGACGCCGCATCAGCAATTCGGCCAGAATCGAGTATCCTCGAAGTACGACTTCATCCCCGACGAACAGCTTCAGCGTCACGGGTCAGCCAGGTACGCTTATTCACCTGGCCAGCTACAAAACTCAGGAACCTTCGTCTCCCCCCGTTCCGGACCGGTGACCAACCACGACGAACGGCGGGTCGTTCAGGTTCATAATCACACCGGAAACGCGGGACGTTACGCTGAGATACCAGGCGAACAGACGTTTTCAAAGTCCCAGCCACAGGAAAGGGATAACAATGCGTGGGCGAACGGTGGCAGGGTTTATTCGCGAG GAAGGTACGCAAGGGTTCCGTTGCAGGATGATGACCCCCCGGCACTTCCCGAAAGAAACGGCGGATCCTCAATATCGCCCCGCAACAATCCGGCTACCCAGAAACTCCACGAGATACTGACTACCCCGAGAAAAGTAAGATCGCGATCCGAGGAACGAACTCTGTCACCGAAAAGGAGTCATCAGCCCCAAAACACCTCCGGCACTCCTCATAGACGGGCACTCACACCGGGAAGCTCACCCTCgg GCCGCACTTTGAGTCCAGGAACGCGAGGAACACCGCAGGGAACGCCACAGAGTCGAACATTTTCGCCAACCAGACCACAGACATCGACGCCAAACAAGGAGCCATCGGCACGTCGCTGTCTACCATTGACAGAGGTCGGAGCGATCCGACTTCCGCAAGATATTTGCCCCGCCAGCAACTGCGGAAGACTCCGTTACGTCGAGACGGCTCCGGTCGACCTGACCGAGCTGGTAAGATGCGAGCCACCGCCAAGGTACGCGTACCTCGAGTCCGGCCCAGAATCGGTACCGATGATCTGCAGTTCACCGAGGTATCAAGTCGTCCCTGCGGTATCGGAAAGCCAGAAAAGAAGCGGGTACCAAAGCGTCGAAAGTGCCTTCGTTGCAAGAACCGCTGTG GTTCCTCCACTGTCGCCGCCAAATAGTGAAGCTAACACAACGCTGGCAAGTGGAGTTGACAAGCACGAGAGGAGAAACGCTCCTCTTCTCTTGATCCTGGTTGGAATACTGACTTGTGGATTATCTCTCTACCTTTCCTGGACTCAGGGACGAAG atactACTTCGACAGCGCAGCCGGATGCGGGGCTTGTTGCGCGTTAGCCGGTGCCTGCAGAAGTCTCAAGCGAACCTGGACTGGTCTTGGACTCGCGGCATTGTCAGCGCTGAGTTGCGCGGGTCTTTTATTGATGGCCGTTAAGGCACCCCGATGGGGAACACCTCTGCACGATGTAACGGCCGGCGCGTTATGCGGAGTTTCTGTGCTCGGTGCGACATTGGCTCTTCTCGCCCTCGTCGCACCGAGATGCGATTTGACGCGACACAGACGCGTCCATTCCTGGATaccaaatttttcaccctGA